From the Vibrio alginolyticus NBRC 15630 = ATCC 17749 genome, one window contains:
- the norR gene encoding nitric oxide reductase transcriptional regulator NorR, protein MTPTVDHVLLNIALNLSSNRSHEQQYQNLIDGVAQVFPCDASCLFIFDEDGFLTPVAVKGLSSSVLGRRYFPKAHPRLDAIIHSREPVRFDADCSLPDPFDGTLLTEDQCIDVHDCMGFSLYVEGQLVGALTMDALTVGAFDGIDPVAIETFAALTAATLRNIAQLKALKAQNQKQKSVTQTLIQQARSQHGEMVGLSPQINQLRNNIATVAQSDYAVLILGETGTGKELVAHSVHAQSHRSDKPMIYVNCAALPEGLAESELFGHVKGAFTGANSHRAGKFELADGGTIFLDEVGELPLILQAKLLRVIQQGELQRVGSDQHLMVNVRIIAATNRQLEKEVESGTFRADLFHRLNVFPIQVPPLRARDGDIPVLAGYLLEKVRQQFNAPNLHVHPKVLTQLESSPWYGNVRELEHTLTRAALHAIQQGASTIMLNHFDTLLALGDVKNTSHYLPKESQPMRELIESYQRDLIEHALSQTGGVWAKAAEFLQMDRGNLYRMGKKLGINK, encoded by the coding sequence ATGACTCCGACTGTTGACCACGTACTCCTTAATATTGCGCTAAACCTCAGCTCAAATCGCTCTCACGAGCAGCAATATCAAAATCTCATTGATGGGGTCGCGCAAGTATTCCCATGTGATGCGAGCTGCCTGTTTATCTTCGATGAGGATGGGTTTCTAACTCCTGTCGCGGTAAAAGGCTTATCCAGCTCGGTCTTAGGTCGTCGCTATTTCCCCAAGGCGCACCCTCGCTTAGATGCCATTATTCATAGCCGTGAACCGGTGCGTTTCGATGCCGATTGTTCACTGCCGGATCCTTTCGACGGCACACTATTAACTGAAGACCAATGCATTGATGTTCACGATTGCATGGGCTTTAGCTTGTATGTCGAAGGCCAACTTGTTGGCGCACTAACGATGGATGCACTAACAGTGGGCGCGTTTGATGGCATCGATCCTGTCGCTATCGAAACCTTTGCGGCTTTGACCGCTGCGACATTGCGTAACATAGCTCAATTAAAAGCGCTCAAAGCGCAAAACCAGAAGCAAAAAAGCGTCACTCAAACCCTTATCCAGCAAGCCCGTTCTCAACATGGTGAAATGGTGGGTTTGAGTCCGCAGATCAACCAGTTACGAAACAACATTGCGACTGTTGCTCAATCAGATTACGCGGTACTTATCTTAGGAGAAACCGGAACTGGTAAAGAACTGGTCGCGCACTCGGTACACGCGCAATCTCATCGTAGCGATAAGCCGATGATTTACGTCAACTGTGCGGCCCTGCCTGAAGGTCTGGCTGAGAGTGAACTGTTTGGCCATGTCAAAGGCGCATTTACAGGTGCTAATAGCCACCGTGCCGGTAAGTTTGAACTGGCAGACGGTGGAACGATTTTCCTTGATGAAGTGGGCGAACTGCCTTTGATTTTGCAAGCAAAATTGCTGCGCGTAATTCAGCAAGGCGAGCTGCAACGTGTAGGTAGCGATCAGCATTTGATGGTCAATGTGCGCATCATCGCCGCGACCAATCGACAATTAGAAAAAGAGGTCGAATCTGGCACGTTTCGAGCTGACCTTTTCCACCGTTTGAACGTGTTCCCAATCCAAGTCCCCCCACTGCGTGCCCGTGACGGGGATATTCCCGTTTTAGCAGGATATTTGTTGGAAAAAGTACGCCAACAATTCAATGCACCCAATCTGCACGTTCATCCTAAAGTGTTGACTCAATTGGAATCTTCACCTTGGTACGGAAACGTGCGCGAGCTCGAACATACTTTAACTCGCGCGGCTTTGCACGCCATTCAACAAGGCGCAAGCACGATCATGCTTAACCATTTCGACACCTTATTGGCTCTCGGTGATGTAAAAAACACATCGCATTATTTACCCAAAGAAAGCCAACCAATGCGAGAACTGATAGAAAGCTATCAACGTGATTTAATTGAACATGCTTTAAGCCAAACTGGTGGCGTTTGGGCAAAAGCAGCGGAGTTTTTGCAAATGGATCGCGGGAACTTATATCGAATGGGTAAAAAGCTCGGGATCAATAAATAA
- a CDS encoding outer membrane lipoprotein produces MKKQINLGMLLTITCALVLGGCSSPNPYGDAYGSSDTRKVQQVYYGTVEKVEPVTIDASTQSNAIGTIAGAAVGGILGSKVGGGSGSDIAAIGGGLLGGYAGSKAAEATAKRNGVNLTIRLEDGKIISIVQEANPNMIFQPGQAVQINVSGNDARVVPR; encoded by the coding sequence ATGAAAAAACAGATCAATTTAGGCATGTTGCTCACCATTACTTGTGCGCTCGTGCTTGGCGGCTGTAGCTCACCTAACCCGTACGGAGATGCATACGGCTCATCCGACACTCGCAAAGTTCAGCAGGTTTACTACGGCACAGTAGAAAAAGTAGAACCCGTAACCATTGATGCCTCTACCCAATCCAATGCCATTGGCACCATCGCTGGTGCTGCCGTGGGCGGGATCTTAGGCTCAAAAGTTGGGGGCGGTTCTGGCTCGGATATCGCTGCCATTGGTGGTGGTCTATTGGGTGGCTATGCAGGCAGCAAAGCGGCTGAAGCAACCGCGAAAAGAAATGGCGTGAATCTGACCATTCGTTTAGAGGACGGAAAGATTATCTCTATTGTTCAAGAAGCAAATCCAAACATGATTTTCCAACCAGGCCAAGCGGTCCAAATCAATGTTTCTGGTAATGACGCCAGAGTCGTTCCTCGTTAA
- a CDS encoding CDP-alcohol phosphatidyltransferase family protein — translation MLDSLSIKLIRKPLALSATYIDKCGITANQTTVFGFVLGCFALPALIAEQYLLALLFILLNRICDGLDGALARIQGITDAGGFLDISLDFLFYSLIPFGFVLANPEHNAVAGAFLIFSFIGTGSSFLAFAIMAGKQGIDNPVYKNKSLYYMSGLTEGTETIGCLILFCLLPQHFAVIAYIFGAACWFTTFTRIYSGFHTLNDH, via the coding sequence ATGCTTGATAGCCTGAGTATAAAGCTCATCCGCAAACCGCTGGCACTCAGTGCGACATATATCGATAAATGTGGTATCACTGCAAATCAGACGACAGTATTTGGTTTTGTGCTTGGCTGTTTTGCCCTGCCTGCTTTGATCGCCGAACAGTACTTGTTGGCGTTGCTGTTTATTTTGCTGAACAGAATCTGTGATGGGTTAGACGGAGCACTGGCAAGGATTCAGGGCATTACCGATGCGGGTGGTTTTCTTGATATCAGCTTAGATTTTTTGTTCTATTCGTTGATTCCTTTTGGCTTTGTGCTTGCCAACCCAGAGCACAATGCCGTTGCAGGCGCATTTTTGATTTTTTCCTTCATCGGCACTGGTAGTAGCTTTTTGGCTTTTGCCATCATGGCAGGAAAACAAGGCATCGATAATCCGGTATATAAAAACAAATCGCTTTACTACATGAGCGGCTTAACCGAAGGTACAGAAACCATTGGCTGCTTGATTTTATTTTGTTTGCTACCGCAACACTTTGCCGTCATCGCGTATATCTTTGGCGCGGCATGCTGGTTTACTACTTTTACACGTATTTATTCAGGGTTTCATACGCTTAACGATCATTAA
- a CDS encoding ATP-binding cassette domain-containing protein: MSLCLENLAIRKTNGDALFSAFNMTVEKGEIVTLMGPSGCGKSTLLDAIAGHLSAEFNYSGAITLDNEKLDALPAHKRQVGILFQEDLLFPHLTVWENLAFALPNSIKGEERKAHAMQALKNISLTKLAESFPDQISGGQRARISLTRMLLAKPKVALLDEPYSKLDKDLRVQFRNWVVEQLQQANIPTLMVTHDEDDIPDGSRCINWPWETNHA; encoded by the coding sequence ATGAGTCTTTGTCTCGAAAACCTCGCCATCCGTAAAACCAATGGCGACGCGCTTTTCTCGGCGTTTAATATGACCGTAGAAAAAGGTGAAATCGTTACCCTGATGGGGCCTAGCGGTTGTGGTAAATCCACTTTGTTGGATGCCATTGCCGGGCACCTATCCGCCGAGTTCAATTACTCTGGAGCCATTACGCTTGATAACGAAAAGTTGGATGCCCTCCCTGCCCATAAGCGTCAGGTCGGTATTCTGTTCCAAGAAGATTTGCTCTTCCCTCATTTAACGGTGTGGGAGAACCTTGCCTTCGCGCTACCAAACTCAATCAAAGGTGAAGAGCGTAAAGCTCACGCCATGCAAGCACTGAAGAACATTTCATTGACCAAGCTAGCAGAGTCCTTTCCTGACCAAATCTCGGGAGGGCAACGCGCCCGTATCTCATTGACTCGTATGCTGCTAGCAAAGCCGAAAGTTGCGCTACTTGATGAGCCCTATAGCAAGTTGGATAAAGACCTGCGTGTACAATTTCGCAATTGGGTGGTCGAACAATTGCAGCAAGCGAACATCCCTACTTTGATGGTAACGCACGATGAAGACGATATTCCTGATGGCAGCCGCTGCATAAACTGGCCGTGGGAGACAAATCATGCTTGA
- a CDS encoding ABC transporter permease, whose protein sequence is MLRALYLVIIAVCILPTIPGLLGVVVSALGYVPPIGLHHFSFDGFNAVFDWEGVWTSIGLTFYSAIFSSYLACFITFAILQASWGSKFWRKIEVSLSPLLAMPHVAFAIGFAFLFAPTGMGVRVLNQLFGYDPNAQTVNDLALLIKDPHALGLVIMLAIKEVPFLLLMSIPILQQLKVDKVEKVSHSMGYSSAQAWWKCVFPQWLAKLRFPMLAVLAYSLSVVDVALIIGPTNPPTFAVLVWQWFNDPDLSLLPRAAAGAVILFVMASLLIGFARLVEWLTTKGFKRWQYSGRNGFRLPGKTLFSLIALLALLMIPLMVLWSFAQRWRFPDLLPSRYSLRFWEYEWHSILGTLEQSMSIALISATIALVLALIAHEYRLRYRWQIPGYIIAIPMLIPQLSVLFGMQVVTLYLNSNAYFFWVCWAHVFFAFPFIYLSLDGPWRSFDNSLTRVALSLGKTPMQAWLKVKLPILLPAIAFAWAVGISVSLAQYLPTLVLGAGRISTITTEAVALSSGFDRRVTAIYAIWQALLPFMFFSFAILLSHLHRTYRRLSIKGLLLNESLSRKPRHP, encoded by the coding sequence ATGTTAAGAGCGCTGTATTTAGTCATTATCGCAGTTTGTATTTTGCCTACCATTCCGGGACTACTTGGAGTGGTGGTCTCTGCGCTCGGTTATGTACCTCCTATCGGTCTACACCACTTTTCTTTTGATGGCTTCAATGCCGTCTTTGATTGGGAAGGTGTTTGGACATCCATCGGGCTTACTTTCTACTCCGCCATTTTCAGTAGCTACTTGGCTTGCTTCATCACGTTTGCCATTCTACAGGCGTCTTGGGGCAGCAAGTTTTGGCGAAAAATTGAAGTTAGCCTTTCCCCACTTCTCGCGATGCCGCACGTCGCGTTTGCAATTGGCTTTGCGTTCTTGTTTGCCCCAACTGGTATGGGCGTTCGTGTTCTCAACCAACTGTTTGGTTACGACCCGAATGCACAAACGGTGAATGACTTAGCATTGTTGATTAAAGACCCACATGCACTCGGTTTGGTCATCATGCTTGCGATTAAAGAAGTGCCGTTTTTATTGTTGATGAGTATTCCGATCCTTCAGCAATTGAAAGTCGATAAGGTTGAAAAAGTCAGTCACTCGATGGGCTATAGTTCGGCGCAAGCGTGGTGGAAATGCGTATTTCCGCAATGGTTAGCAAAACTTCGTTTCCCAATGCTGGCGGTATTGGCTTACAGTTTGTCCGTTGTCGATGTCGCCCTGATTATTGGCCCTACCAACCCGCCGACGTTTGCGGTTTTGGTATGGCAATGGTTTAACGATCCAGATTTATCGCTCCTACCAAGAGCGGCCGCTGGCGCAGTAATACTGTTTGTGATGGCTAGTCTTTTGATTGGTTTCGCTCGATTGGTGGAATGGTTAACGACCAAAGGCTTCAAACGCTGGCAGTACTCTGGTCGAAACGGGTTTCGTTTACCCGGTAAAACCCTATTTTCACTGATTGCGCTACTTGCACTTCTAATGATTCCACTCATGGTGCTGTGGAGCTTTGCTCAACGTTGGCGCTTTCCAGATTTGCTCCCAAGCCGTTACAGCCTGCGTTTTTGGGAATACGAATGGCACAGTATTCTAGGGACTCTAGAGCAAAGTATGTCAATCGCCCTGATCAGCGCGACTATCGCGCTAGTTCTTGCTTTAATAGCACATGAGTATCGCCTTCGTTATCGCTGGCAGATACCCGGTTACATCATCGCCATCCCGATGCTGATTCCTCAATTATCGGTGCTATTCGGTATGCAAGTGGTAACACTGTACTTAAACAGTAACGCGTATTTCTTTTGGGTATGCTGGGCGCATGTGTTCTTCGCATTCCCATTTATTTACCTCTCGCTAGACGGGCCGTGGCGCAGCTTCGATAACAGCTTAACTCGCGTCGCACTCAGCTTGGGTAAAACACCGATGCAAGCTTGGTTAAAAGTGAAACTGCCAATCCTCCTACCTGCGATTGCATTCGCGTGGGCTGTCGGTATTAGTGTCAGCCTAGCGCAATACCTACCTACATTAGTGCTAGGGGCTGGGCGCATTAGCACCATCACAACCGAAGCCGTTGCACTATCCAGTGGTTTTGACCGACGTGTCACCGCTATTTACGCCATTTGGCAAGCTCTGCTGCCATTCATGTTCTTCTCTTTTGCGATACTGCTTAGCCACTTGCACAGGACGTATCGCCGCTTGTCTATAAAAGGTTTACTACTGAATGAGTCTTTGTCTCGAAAACCTCGCCATCCGTAA
- a CDS encoding ABC transporter substrate-binding protein, with protein MKKLLSSIGILATTFATPSFADSSVNSEWQKIEQQADGQSVYFHAWGGSQEINRYIQWASRELKSRYNVTLNHVKVTDISETTTRLIAEKAAGKNSGGSVDMVWINGENFKSMKDNQLLFGPFVEGLPSWQYVDKSLPIDVDFSEPTEGLEAPWGVGQLVFIHDEQTLHNPPKSFSEMLSYAKAFPNRLTYPRPPEFHGTSFIKALLIELSNNAPELQQPITDDTFEQVTQPLWSYLDEFHKVAWRGGKQFPGGTAETLQLLDDGQTDLAITFNPNAVFSAQSSGNLAESTKAYAMDAGALSNIHFLAIPWNANASAGAQVAINFLLSPEAQSRKGNLNIWGDPSVLSNQYLTGSAKNTQQFKSIAEPHPSWQAALEKEWLKRYGN; from the coding sequence ATGAAAAAGCTACTCAGCAGCATTGGCATTTTAGCCACGACTTTTGCGACACCTTCTTTTGCCGATTCATCAGTGAATAGCGAATGGCAAAAAATCGAACAGCAAGCCGACGGGCAATCCGTCTACTTTCATGCTTGGGGCGGGAGCCAAGAAATTAATCGCTACATACAGTGGGCGAGTAGAGAGCTAAAATCACGTTATAACGTGACGCTAAACCACGTTAAAGTAACTGATATTTCTGAGACCACTACTCGACTTATCGCAGAAAAAGCGGCAGGCAAAAACAGCGGTGGTAGTGTTGATATGGTTTGGATCAATGGCGAAAACTTCAAATCAATGAAGGATAACCAATTGCTATTTGGTCCTTTTGTCGAAGGTTTGCCAAGCTGGCAATATGTGGATAAATCTCTACCAATTGATGTGGACTTCTCCGAGCCAACAGAAGGTCTAGAAGCACCTTGGGGAGTAGGACAATTAGTGTTTATCCATGACGAGCAAACCCTCCATAACCCTCCAAAATCATTCTCAGAAATGCTGAGCTATGCAAAAGCGTTCCCGAATCGCCTGACTTACCCTCGACCACCAGAGTTTCATGGCACAAGCTTTATCAAAGCATTACTCATTGAACTGTCTAACAACGCCCCTGAGCTGCAACAACCAATTACCGATGACACGTTTGAACAAGTCACTCAACCGCTGTGGTCTTATCTAGATGAGTTCCATAAAGTCGCTTGGCGCGGTGGTAAGCAGTTTCCAGGCGGTACAGCAGAAACCCTTCAGCTACTAGATGATGGTCAGACTGACCTGGCGATTACCTTTAACCCGAACGCGGTTTTCTCTGCGCAGTCGAGCGGTAATCTTGCAGAGAGCACCAAAGCGTACGCAATGGACGCAGGAGCACTCTCAAATATCCACTTTTTAGCGATTCCTTGGAACGCAAATGCCAGTGCTGGTGCACAAGTTGCGATAAACTTTTTATTGAGCCCTGAAGCACAGTCTCGCAAAGGTAACCTAAACATCTGGGGCGACCCTTCGGTACTAAGCAACCAATACCTAACTGGTTCGGCCAAAAACACTCAACAATTCAAATCCATCGCTGAGCCACATCCAAGTTGGCAAGCGGCGTTGGAAAAAGAATGGTTGAAACGCTACGGGAATTAG